Proteins encoded within one genomic window of Cellulomonas flavigena DSM 20109:
- the atpD gene encoding F0F1 ATP synthase subunit beta, producing the protein MTATTVDATAATAGTPGVGRVARVIGPVVDIEFPPDQIPEIYNALEVDIDLSAQGEGEGSFTMTLEVEQHLGDSLVRAIALKPTDGLVRGAQVRDTGLPISVPVGDVTKGKVFNVTGEVLNLAEGEKFEVTERWPIHRKPPAFDQLESKTQMFETGIKVIDLLTPYVQGGKIGLFGGAGVGKTVLIQEMIQRVAQDHGGVSVFAGVGERTREGNDLIVEMEEAGVFDKTALVFGQMDEPPGTRLRVALSALTMAEYFRDVQKQDVLLFIDNIFRFTQAGSEVSTLLGRMPSAVGYQPNLADEMGQLQERITSTRGHSITSLQAIYVPADDYTDPAPATTFAHLDATTELSREIASRGLYPAVDPLASTSRILDPRYVGQEHYDVATQVKSILQRNKELQDIIAILGVDELSEEDKTIVARARRIQQFLSQNTYMAEKFTGVVGSTVPVAETVEAFKKIAEGEFDHIAEQAFFNIGGLEDLERNWARIQKEYGV; encoded by the coding sequence ATGACCGCCACCACCGTCGACGCGACGGCCGCGACCGCCGGCACGCCCGGCGTCGGCCGGGTCGCGCGGGTCATCGGGCCCGTCGTGGACATCGAGTTCCCGCCGGACCAGATCCCCGAGATCTACAACGCCCTCGAGGTCGACATCGACCTCTCGGCGCAGGGTGAGGGCGAGGGCTCCTTCACCATGACGCTCGAGGTCGAGCAGCACCTCGGTGACTCGCTGGTCCGTGCCATCGCGCTGAAGCCGACGGACGGCCTCGTCCGCGGTGCGCAGGTGCGTGACACGGGCCTGCCGATCTCGGTTCCCGTCGGCGACGTCACCAAGGGCAAGGTCTTCAACGTCACCGGTGAGGTCCTCAACCTCGCCGAGGGCGAGAAGTTCGAGGTCACCGAGCGCTGGCCGATCCACCGCAAGCCCCCGGCCTTCGACCAGCTCGAGTCGAAGACGCAGATGTTCGAGACCGGCATCAAGGTCATCGACCTGCTCACGCCGTACGTGCAGGGCGGGAAGATCGGTCTGTTCGGTGGTGCCGGTGTCGGCAAGACCGTCCTCATCCAGGAGATGATCCAGCGCGTCGCGCAGGACCACGGTGGTGTGTCGGTGTTCGCCGGTGTCGGCGAGCGCACGCGTGAGGGCAACGACCTCATCGTCGAGATGGAGGAGGCGGGCGTCTTCGACAAGACGGCCCTCGTCTTCGGCCAGATGGACGAGCCGCCGGGCACCCGTCTGCGCGTCGCGCTGTCCGCGCTGACGATGGCGGAGTACTTCCGCGACGTGCAGAAGCAGGACGTGCTGCTGTTCATCGACAACATCTTCCGCTTCACGCAGGCGGGCTCCGAGGTCTCCACGCTGCTCGGCCGCATGCCGTCCGCGGTCGGCTACCAGCCGAACCTCGCGGACGAGATGGGCCAGCTGCAGGAGCGCATCACCTCCACGCGCGGTCACTCGATCACGTCGCTGCAGGCCATCTACGTGCCCGCCGACGACTACACCGACCCGGCCCCGGCGACGACGTTCGCGCACCTCGACGCGACGACCGAGCTCAGCCGTGAGATCGCCTCGCGTGGTCTGTACCCGGCCGTCGACCCGCTGGCCTCGACCAGCCGCATCCTCGACCCGCGGTACGTCGGCCAGGAGCACTACGACGTCGCGACGCAGGTGAAGTCGATCCTGCAGCGCAACAAGGAGCTCCAGGACATCATCGCGATCCTCGGCGTCGACGAGCTCTCGGAGGAGGACAAGACGATCGTCGCGCGTGCGCGCCGCATCCAGCAGTTCCTCTCCCAGAACACCTACATGGCCGAGAAGTTCACCGGCGTCGTCGGCTCGACGGTCCCCGTGGCCGAGACGGTCGAGGCGTTCAAGAAGATCGCCGAGGGCGAGTTCGACCACATCGCCGAGCAGGCGTTCTTCAACATCGGTGGCCTCGAGGACCTCGAGCGCAACTGGGCCCGCATCCAGAAGGAGTACGGCGTCTGA
- a CDS encoding F0F1 ATP synthase subunit epsilon, producing MAQLEVDVVAAGGKVWSGAARQVSAPAADGDIGILAGHTPILSVLRPGSVRVVPAGGGAPLSWHVDGGFLSVDSDQVTVVVDSVTSAGTAAAGH from the coding sequence GTGGCACAGCTCGAGGTCGACGTCGTGGCGGCGGGCGGCAAGGTCTGGTCCGGCGCCGCGCGCCAGGTGTCGGCGCCTGCCGCCGACGGTGACATCGGCATCCTCGCCGGGCACACCCCGATCCTGTCGGTGCTGCGGCCCGGCTCGGTGCGGGTGGTTCCTGCCGGCGGTGGCGCGCCGCTGTCCTGGCACGTCGACGGCGGGTTCCTGTCGGTCGACTCGGACCAGGTGACGGTGGTGGTCGACTCGGTCACGTCGGCGGGCACCGCCGCGGCCGGGCACTGA
- a CDS encoding DUF2550 domain-containing protein codes for MSGAAGVAVVVASLLAAVVVVAGLWLSRTRTLSRRVGAFQCILVELHRGESSAARGVGQYGSMTLYWWRRYSIVPRPARVWSRSSIEVLERTVLPLVAGRPQAVVARCRVVPSSGGPSREITLQMSADAYAGFTSWLEATPSRVGRVI; via the coding sequence GTGAGCGGTGCGGCAGGGGTCGCCGTCGTCGTGGCGTCGTTGCTCGCCGCCGTCGTCGTCGTGGCGGGTCTGTGGCTCTCGCGCACACGCACGCTGTCGCGGCGCGTCGGGGCGTTCCAGTGCATCCTCGTGGAGCTGCACCGGGGTGAGTCGTCGGCCGCGCGCGGCGTGGGCCAGTACGGCTCGATGACGCTCTACTGGTGGCGCCGCTACTCGATCGTCCCGCGTCCGGCCCGCGTGTGGTCGCGCAGCAGCATCGAGGTGCTCGAGCGTACGGTGCTGCCGTTGGTCGCGGGTCGACCCCAGGCCGTCGTCGCGCGCTGCCGGGTCGTCCCGTCCTCGGGCGGGCCGTCGAGGGAGATCACGCTGCAGATGTCCGCCGACGCCTACGCCGGGTTCACGTCGTGGCTCGAGGCCACGCCGTCCCGGGTCGGCAGGGTCATCTGA
- the nucS gene encoding endonuclease NucS, translating to MRLVVAECAARYTGRLSAHLPRARRLVVVKADGSVLLHSDGGSYKPLNWMSPPCTLAVGEPDDEQRAAGITQVWTVQHAKSDDRLVVDLYDVHHDSAHDLGVDPGLVKDGVEAHLQELLAAQIALLGTGHTLVRREYPTAIGPVDILAKGPDGGTVAVEIKRRGDIDGVEQLTRYLELLNRDPLLKPVRGVFAAQEIKPQARVLAVDRGISCLVLDYDAMKGVDDVDSRLF from the coding sequence ATGCGCCTGGTCGTCGCCGAGTGCGCCGCGCGGTACACGGGACGGCTGTCGGCCCACCTGCCGCGCGCCCGTCGCCTGGTCGTCGTCAAGGCTGACGGGTCGGTGCTCCTGCACTCGGACGGCGGCTCGTACAAGCCGCTGAACTGGATGAGCCCGCCCTGCACGCTCGCGGTCGGGGAGCCCGACGACGAGCAGCGTGCCGCCGGGATCACGCAGGTGTGGACGGTGCAGCACGCCAAGTCCGACGACCGGCTGGTCGTCGACCTGTACGACGTGCACCACGACTCCGCGCACGACCTGGGTGTCGACCCCGGCCTGGTGAAGGACGGCGTCGAGGCGCACCTGCAGGAGCTCCTCGCGGCGCAGATCGCTCTCCTGGGCACCGGGCACACGCTCGTGCGCCGGGAGTACCCGACCGCGATCGGGCCCGTCGACATCCTCGCGAAGGGTCCCGACGGCGGCACCGTCGCCGTGGAGATCAAGCGGCGGGGCGACATCGACGGTGTCGAGCAGCTCACGCGGTACCTCGAGCTGCTCAACCGCGACCCGCTGCTGAAGCCGGTGCGCGGCGTCTTCGCCGCCCAGGAGATCAAGCCGCAGGCCCGCGTGCTCGCGGTGGACCGCGGGATCTCCTGCCTCGTCCTGGACTACGACGCGATGAAGGGTGTCGACGACGTCGACTCGCGGCTGTTCTGA
- a CDS encoding TetR/AcrR family transcriptional regulator, with amino-acid sequence MSPRRSAEETRELIRATALRLFRERGYDATTMRVVAQEAGVAVGNAYHHFGSKDDLVQELYREVNREHAERVRPLLADGGDLAHRLRLVWHAVVDVFAPYHRFGVESIGAAIRPGSPASPFSASSAATAEHSLALFREVVEGARPAVPAALRRDLPELLWLAQLGLTVFWVHDPSPGARRTHALVDGAAPLVARLVGLARLPVASGLAQDALRLVASVRS; translated from the coding sequence GTGAGCCCGCGGCGGTCCGCGGAGGAGACCCGCGAGCTGATCCGCGCCACCGCGCTGCGTCTCTTCCGCGAGCGGGGGTACGACGCGACGACGATGCGCGTCGTCGCGCAGGAGGCCGGAGTGGCGGTCGGGAACGCCTACCACCACTTCGGCTCCAAGGACGACCTCGTGCAGGAGCTCTACCGCGAGGTCAACCGCGAGCACGCCGAGCGGGTGCGGCCCCTGCTCGCCGACGGCGGCGACCTGGCGCACCGCCTGCGTCTCGTGTGGCACGCGGTGGTCGACGTCTTCGCGCCGTACCACCGGTTCGGGGTCGAGTCGATCGGTGCCGCGATCCGGCCGGGCTCGCCCGCGAGCCCGTTCTCGGCATCGTCCGCGGCGACGGCCGAGCACAGCCTGGCGCTGTTCCGCGAGGTGGTCGAGGGTGCGCGTCCCGCGGTGCCCGCGGCGCTCCGCCGGGACCTGCCCGAGCTCCTGTGGCTCGCGCAGCTGGGCCTGACGGTGTTCTGGGTCCACGACCCGAGCCCTGGCGCGCGTCGGACGCACGCTCTCGTCGACGGGGCCGCGCCGCTCGTCGCACGGCTCGTGGGGCTCGCGCGGCTCCCGGTCGCCTCCGGTCTGGCGCAGGACGCGCTGCGCCTCGTCGCGTCGGTGCGGTCGTGA
- a CDS encoding LamG domain-containing protein has protein sequence MTPRHARHRARRLVAPLVVVLVVALGLGSQAWWTVDSGAGGRGAAAAGSVGPGSAPTVLLDGTSATLTWAAGTLASGDPAPGHLVRRYDADTLVEQTVLTACSGIVPGTSCTEAPVPAGRWVYTVTPRIGGWSGAESGRSAVVTVVGDDGDGPTGGTVEATGLTAGYSRTTTLTLVTSPGTDPAGIAPGSTLHRASAPLTDGTCGTFGTAVLVATDPGGAPTDTVADQSCHRYLLTVADTLGNTTTYTSGDVKVDTVPPFAPSLTFSGFSSTAWSGTGSTVHYRSAAPSGAVTLTATASDTASGIATYVFPTLGSGWTSTPGGTGVVTYRWTGTPAGPGTRTVTATDRAGNTSAPAPFTLVADDEAPEPGTIAYPDGVRSSTTVSVSFTTGTDAGSGIGSRVLQRSDTPLVGGLCSAPWSAWVTVPGGTDPASSPVADVVTSARCYQYRYVVTDRVGNQRVTTGPAIVRLRAPYPAVVMSTPGLLSYYEMDDGGEVTRDTFTSTAGATLESRSGETRATWLPHGILAPVPMVVTDAGRLRRDGVDSYASLYLVSGTPPTANYTVSADIHVRSTVPNDIVGVVGRVDPSVTMGTYYVARYETGPGRWYLFRVVDNVYTYLGDHAQTLTAGTSYRLSLEMVGSTIRLLVDGVARVAVTDTAPILGPGRAGLASGFAWDVPNTAPIVTTITDSTGMHLDNFAVTASPALSDSVGTNHGQYVNGPLLRQPGALTTGGGGAATFDGTDDHARLARQLHADFSIEFWFKGSSAGGESSDWEQNTGLLHASASWNNANDFGISVRADGAVVAGTSAASGKGNTSITSAAGYLDGRWHHVVFTRQKSGPITLYVDGTTSSGTGSTVDLTTATDINLARIQPNPDQPAAGINHFAGQLDEVALYTTVLSPATVQAHFAAR, from the coding sequence GTGACGCCCCGCCACGCACGGCACCGCGCACGCCGGCTCGTCGCCCCGCTCGTCGTCGTGCTCGTCGTCGCGCTCGGTCTCGGCAGCCAGGCGTGGTGGACGGTGGACTCCGGCGCAGGCGGCCGCGGCGCCGCCGCCGCCGGCAGCGTCGGCCCCGGTTCGGCGCCCACCGTGCTGCTCGACGGCACGAGCGCGACCCTGACCTGGGCGGCGGGGACGCTCGCGTCGGGCGACCCTGCGCCCGGCCACCTCGTGCGCCGCTACGACGCGGACACCCTGGTCGAGCAGACCGTCCTCACGGCGTGCAGCGGCATCGTGCCCGGCACATCCTGCACCGAGGCACCGGTGCCGGCCGGCCGCTGGGTCTACACCGTGACGCCGCGCATCGGTGGCTGGTCCGGCGCCGAGAGCGGCCGCAGCGCCGTGGTCACGGTCGTCGGCGACGACGGCGACGGCCCCACGGGCGGCACGGTGGAGGCCACGGGCCTGACGGCCGGCTACTCGCGCACCACGACACTGACCCTCGTGACGTCGCCCGGCACGGACCCCGCCGGGATCGCGCCCGGCAGCACCCTGCATCGCGCCTCGGCGCCCCTCACCGACGGCACCTGCGGGACGTTCGGCACGGCCGTGCTCGTCGCGACCGACCCCGGCGGGGCGCCGACCGACACCGTGGCGGACCAGTCCTGCCACCGGTACCTGCTCACCGTGGCGGACACGCTCGGCAACACCACGACGTACACCAGCGGCGACGTCAAGGTCGACACGGTCCCGCCGTTCGCCCCCTCGCTGACGTTCTCCGGCTTCTCGAGCACCGCCTGGTCCGGCACCGGGTCGACGGTGCACTACCGGTCGGCCGCGCCGAGCGGCGCCGTGACCCTCACGGCGACCGCCTCCGACACCGCCTCGGGGATCGCGACGTACGTCTTCCCGACGCTCGGCAGCGGCTGGACGTCGACGCCCGGCGGCACCGGCGTCGTCACCTACCGGTGGACCGGGACGCCGGCGGGGCCCGGGACACGCACCGTCACGGCGACCGACCGCGCGGGGAACACCTCCGCGCCCGCGCCCTTCACGCTCGTCGCGGACGACGAGGCACCGGAACCGGGGACGATCGCGTACCCCGACGGCGTCCGGTCGAGCACGACCGTGAGCGTCTCGTTCACCACCGGCACGGACGCCGGCTCGGGCATCGGCTCACGCGTGCTGCAGCGGTCCGACACACCGCTCGTCGGCGGCCTGTGCAGCGCGCCGTGGTCCGCCTGGGTGACCGTCCCGGGCGGCACCGATCCCGCGTCGTCCCCGGTCGCCGACGTCGTGACCAGCGCACGGTGCTACCAGTACCGGTACGTCGTCACCGACCGGGTCGGCAACCAGCGGGTCACGACCGGGCCCGCGATCGTCCGGTTGCGGGCGCCGTACCCGGCCGTGGTCATGAGCACACCCGGCCTGCTCAGCTACTACGAGATGGACGACGGCGGCGAGGTCACGCGCGACACCTTCACGTCGACCGCAGGAGCCACCCTCGAGAGCCGCAGCGGCGAGACCCGGGCGACGTGGCTGCCTCACGGGATCCTCGCCCCCGTGCCGATGGTCGTGACGGACGCAGGCCGGCTCCGGCGGGACGGCGTCGACTCCTACGCCTCCCTGTACCTCGTGTCGGGGACGCCGCCCACGGCCAACTACACCGTCAGCGCCGACATCCATGTGAGGTCGACGGTGCCGAACGACATCGTGGGGGTCGTCGGCCGCGTGGACCCGAGCGTCACCATGGGCACCTACTACGTCGCGCGGTACGAGACGGGGCCCGGCAGGTGGTACCTCTTCCGCGTCGTCGACAACGTCTACACGTACCTCGGTGACCACGCACAGACCCTCACGGCCGGCACGTCGTACCGGTTGTCCCTGGAGATGGTGGGCAGCACGATCCGGCTGCTCGTCGACGGCGTCGCGCGCGTGGCCGTGACGGACACCGCACCGATCCTCGGGCCCGGGCGCGCCGGGTTGGCGTCCGGGTTCGCGTGGGACGTCCCGAACACCGCCCCGATCGTCACCACGATCACCGACTCCACGGGCATGCACCTCGACAACTTCGCGGTGACCGCCTCCCCCGCGCTGTCCGACAGCGTGGGCACGAACCACGGGCAGTACGTCAACGGGCCGCTCCTGCGTCAACCGGGCGCGCTCACCACCGGCGGCGGCGGTGCCGCGACGTTCGACGGGACCGACGACCACGCGCGCCTGGCCCGCCAGCTCCACGCCGACTTCTCGATCGAGTTCTGGTTCAAGGGGTCCTCCGCCGGGGGCGAGAGCAGCGACTGGGAACAGAACACCGGCCTGCTCCACGCGAGCGCCAGCTGGAACAACGCGAACGACTTCGGGATCTCGGTGCGCGCCGACGGCGCCGTCGTGGCGGGCACCTCGGCCGCGAGCGGGAAGGGCAACACCAGCATCACGTCGGCCGCCGGCTACCTCGACGGCCGGTGGCACCACGTCGTCTTCACCCGGCAGAAGTCCGGACCGATCACCCTGTACGTGGACGGCACCACGTCGTCCGGTACGGGAAGCACGGTGGACCTCACCACGGCGACCGACATCAACCTGGCGCGGATCCAGCCGAACCCGGACCAGCCCGCCGCCGGCATCAACCACTTCGCCGGTCAGCTCGACGAGGTCGCCCTGTACACCACGGTGCTGTCACCGGCCACGGTCCAGGCGCACTTCGCCGCGCGGTAG
- a CDS encoding N-acetylglucosamine-6-phosphate deacetylase yields the protein MTTAVPALAGAVLVRGDVVTPSAVARDAVVAVRAGTIVWVGPSGEVAEDLLPAPAPGLVVLPGLVDLHCHGGGGAGFPDATGLEDVRHAADEHLRHGTTTLVASLVTAPRDDLLTRTALLADAADAGVVAGVHLEGPFLSVARCGAQHPDHMCVGDAALVRELAAAARGHLLTMTVAPEVPGVADGGDDVLAALVGAGALPSVGHTDATAEVTEAAIARAFDLLATVPQARGARGTATHLFNGMRPLHHRDPGPVAACLAAAARGELVVELVADGTHLAPATVRSVLDLVGPDGVVLVTDAVAAAGAADGDHRLGPHAVRVVDGVARVLEVAPDGTASAGAIAGGTAHLLDVVRGTVAAGVPLVAAVRAASTTPADVLGRRDVGALVPGRRADLLVTTADLRPVRVARGGVWVA from the coding sequence ATGACGACCGCCGTCCCGGCCCTCGCCGGCGCCGTCCTCGTCCGCGGCGACGTCGTGACACCGTCCGCGGTGGCACGCGACGCCGTCGTCGCGGTCCGTGCCGGCACGATCGTGTGGGTGGGGCCGTCCGGCGAGGTCGCGGAGGACCTGCTGCCCGCGCCGGCCCCGGGTCTGGTCGTGCTGCCCGGGCTGGTCGACCTGCACTGCCACGGCGGCGGGGGAGCGGGCTTTCCCGACGCGACCGGGCTCGAGGACGTGCGCCACGCCGCGGACGAGCACCTGCGCCACGGCACGACGACGCTCGTCGCGTCGCTGGTGACGGCACCTCGGGACGACCTGCTGACGCGGACCGCGCTGCTCGCCGACGCGGCCGACGCCGGGGTCGTCGCGGGTGTGCACCTCGAGGGACCGTTCCTCTCGGTCGCGCGGTGCGGTGCGCAGCACCCCGACCACATGTGCGTGGGGGACGCGGCCCTCGTGCGCGAGCTCGCCGCCGCGGCGCGCGGTCACCTGCTGACCATGACGGTCGCGCCCGAGGTCCCGGGGGTGGCCGACGGGGGCGACGACGTCCTCGCCGCGCTCGTCGGGGCGGGCGCGCTGCCCTCCGTGGGCCACACCGACGCGACCGCCGAGGTCACCGAGGCGGCGATCGCGCGGGCCTTCGACCTGCTGGCCACCGTGCCGCAGGCGCGGGGTGCGCGCGGCACGGCCACCCACCTGTTCAACGGCATGCGTCCCCTGCACCACCGCGACCCCGGCCCCGTGGCGGCGTGCCTCGCGGCAGCGGCGCGCGGTGAGCTCGTCGTCGAGCTCGTGGCCGACGGCACGCACCTGGCGCCCGCGACGGTGCGCTCGGTGCTCGACCTCGTCGGGCCGGACGGCGTCGTGCTGGTCACGGACGCGGTCGCGGCCGCCGGTGCGGCCGACGGCGACCACCGCCTGGGCCCGCACGCCGTGCGGGTGGTCGACGGCGTGGCGCGGGTCCTCGAGGTCGCGCCGGACGGCACGGCGTCGGCGGGGGCGATCGCGGGCGGCACCGCGCACCTGCTCGACGTCGTGCGCGGCACGGTCGCGGCGGGTGTACCTCTCGTGGCGGCGGTCCGCGCCGCCTCGACCACGCCCGCCGACGTCCTCGGGCGGCGGGACGTCGGTGCCCTCGTCCCGGGTCGCCGGGCGGACCTCCTCGTCACGACGGCCGACCTGCGCCCGGTCCGGGTGGCGCGCGGGGGTGTCTGGGTCGCCTGA
- a CDS encoding LacI family DNA-binding transcriptional regulator translates to MATTIDDVARAAGVSTSTVSYVLSGKRPISAPTRQRVERAIRDLGYRPHAGARALASSRTDVIGLMAPLRVDVDVAVIMQFVTGVVTAARTFDHDVLLLTSDEIAGMERVAFGSMVDAFVMLDVEAEDPRVPVLAELSQPAVLIGLPRDPEGLSCVDLDFAAVGRTAVAHLASLGHRRVALVGSPRAVMERHTSYAERLVEGFTLGAADAGVRGVVEPCEASSAGAADAVARVLADQPDVTGLVVHNELALPWVLSALRERGLRVPDDVSVLAVCPPDVALAQPLPMTSVEIPAHTIGRVAVEMAMARVERHEPAEIRLLPPQLVERSSTAPPAR, encoded by the coding sequence GTGGCGACCACCATCGACGACGTGGCACGGGCGGCGGGGGTGTCGACCTCCACCGTGTCCTACGTGCTGTCCGGCAAGCGGCCGATCTCCGCGCCCACACGGCAACGCGTCGAGCGCGCCATCCGGGACCTCGGCTACCGCCCGCACGCCGGCGCGCGCGCGCTCGCGTCCAGCCGCACCGACGTCATCGGCCTCATGGCACCCCTGCGGGTCGACGTCGACGTGGCGGTCATCATGCAGTTCGTCACCGGGGTCGTCACGGCCGCCCGCACCTTCGACCACGACGTGCTGCTGCTCACCTCCGACGAGATCGCCGGCATGGAGCGGGTGGCGTTCGGGTCGATGGTGGACGCGTTCGTCATGCTCGACGTCGAGGCGGAGGACCCGCGCGTCCCCGTGCTGGCCGAGCTGAGCCAGCCCGCCGTCCTCATCGGCCTCCCCCGCGACCCCGAGGGCCTGTCCTGCGTCGACCTCGACTTCGCCGCCGTCGGGCGCACCGCCGTCGCGCACCTCGCGTCCCTGGGGCACCGCCGGGTCGCGCTGGTCGGGTCCCCGCGTGCGGTGATGGAACGTCACACCTCGTACGCGGAGCGGCTCGTCGAAGGGTTCACGCTGGGCGCGGCCGACGCGGGCGTCCGGGGCGTCGTCGAGCCGTGCGAGGCATCGTCGGCCGGTGCCGCCGACGCCGTGGCCCGCGTGCTGGCCGACCAGCCCGACGTCACCGGGCTCGTCGTGCACAACGAGCTCGCCCTGCCGTGGGTCCTCTCGGCGCTCCGCGAGCGCGGCCTGCGCGTCCCCGACGACGTCTCGGTGCTGGCCGTGTGCCCGCCCGACGTCGCGCTCGCGCAGCCGCTGCCCATGACGAGCGTCGAGATCCCCGCCCACACGATCGGGCGCGTCGCCGTCGAGATGGCCATGGCGCGCGTCGAGCGCCACGAGCCGGCCGAGATCCGGCTCCTGCCGCCGCAGCTCGTCGAACGCTCGTCGACCGCGCCGCCGGCACGCTGA
- a CDS encoding GH1 family beta-glucosidase translates to MTSTTRPSGRAFPADFLWGSATASYQIEGAVAEDGRAPSIWDTFSHTPGKVLDGDTGDVAVDHYHRVPQDVAIMQDLGLQAYRFSISWSRVLPAGTGEVNQAGLDFYSDLVDRLIAADIKPVVTLYHWDLPQTLEDAGGWTNRATAEAFAAYARVVARALGDRVHLWTTLNEPWCSAFLGYGSGVHAPGVTDPAAALAAVHHLNLAHGLAATAIREELGAATPVSITLNLHVTRAASPAPADVEAKRRIDTIANEVFLGPLLEGAYPERVFADTAAISDWSFVQEGDLELIRVPIDLLGVNYYSTGRVQHGTPPVGDGTPGPDGHRSSVVSPWIGADNVEWLPQPGPHTAMGWNIEPQGLVDLLLELHERYPELPLAITENGAAFYDTVTDDGRVHDPDRVAYLHDHVDAVGEARDKGVDVRGYFVWSLFDNFEWAYGYDRRFGVVHVDYDTQVRTLKDSARWYRELVRTGTIPTPESAASL, encoded by the coding sequence ATGACCAGCACGACGAGGCCGTCCGGCCGCGCGTTCCCCGCCGACTTCCTCTGGGGGTCGGCGACCGCGTCCTACCAGATCGAGGGCGCCGTGGCCGAGGACGGCCGCGCGCCGTCGATCTGGGACACCTTCTCCCACACGCCGGGCAAGGTCCTCGACGGTGACACGGGTGACGTCGCGGTCGACCACTACCACCGCGTGCCGCAGGACGTCGCGATCATGCAGGACCTCGGCCTGCAGGCCTACCGGTTCTCAATCTCGTGGTCGCGCGTGCTGCCGGCGGGCACCGGCGAGGTCAACCAGGCCGGCCTGGACTTCTACTCCGACCTCGTCGACCGCCTGATCGCCGCCGACATCAAGCCCGTCGTGACGCTCTACCACTGGGACCTGCCGCAGACGCTGGAGGACGCGGGCGGCTGGACCAACCGTGCGACCGCCGAGGCGTTCGCGGCGTACGCCCGCGTCGTCGCGCGGGCGCTGGGCGACCGCGTGCACCTGTGGACGACGCTCAACGAGCCGTGGTGCTCCGCGTTCCTCGGCTACGGTTCCGGCGTGCACGCCCCCGGCGTGACCGACCCGGCCGCCGCGCTCGCCGCCGTGCACCACCTCAACCTCGCGCACGGGCTGGCCGCGACCGCGATCCGCGAGGAGCTCGGTGCTGCCACGCCCGTTTCGATCACCCTCAACCTGCACGTCACCCGGGCGGCCTCGCCCGCACCCGCCGACGTCGAGGCGAAGCGCCGCATCGACACGATCGCCAACGAGGTCTTCCTCGGCCCGCTCCTCGAGGGTGCCTACCCCGAGCGGGTGTTCGCCGACACCGCCGCCATCTCCGACTGGTCCTTCGTGCAGGAGGGCGACCTCGAGCTCATCCGGGTCCCGATCGACCTGCTCGGCGTGAACTACTACTCGACCGGCCGCGTCCAGCACGGCACGCCGCCCGTCGGCGACGGCACGCCGGGCCCGGACGGGCACCGGTCGTCCGTCGTCAGCCCGTGGATCGGCGCCGACAACGTCGAGTGGCTCCCGCAGCCGGGTCCCCACACCGCGATGGGGTGGAACATCGAGCCACAGGGCCTCGTCGACCTGCTGCTCGAGCTCCACGAGCGCTACCCCGAGCTGCCGCTGGCGATCACCGAGAACGGCGCCGCGTTCTACGACACGGTGACCGACGACGGCCGCGTCCACGACCCCGACCGCGTCGCGTACCTGCACGACCACGTCGACGCCGTCGGGGAGGCCCGCGACAAGGGCGTCGACGTGCGGGGCTACTTCGTGTGGTCCCTGTTCGACAACTTCGAGTGGGCGTACGGCTACGACCGCCGGTTCGGCGTCGTGCACGTCGACTACGACACGCAGGTCCGCACGCTCAAGGACTCCGCGCGCTGGTACCGCGAGCTCGTCCGCACCGGCACGATCCCGACGCCGGAGTCCGCCGCCTCGCTGTGA
- a CDS encoding HAD family hydrolase, whose protein sequence is MSATGSGVLATLTDDVRLVASDLDGTLLAPDGTVSGRTAAALADAEDAGLDVVFVTARPHRWLEDLAVHVAGHGVAICANGASVVDVAGLRVLEEHGMEAARVAEVVARLRAAWGEVHVAVESAQGLALEHGFASDHPRPPPERRAPRASRTCCRRPRSSSSCVLPAVRRTPTCSSPRRSRWWATSRS, encoded by the coding sequence ATGAGCGCCACGGGCTCCGGCGTCCTCGCGACGCTCACGGACGACGTCAGGCTCGTCGCGAGCGATCTCGACGGCACGCTGCTGGCGCCCGACGGCACGGTCTCGGGGCGCACGGCCGCGGCGCTCGCGGACGCCGAGGACGCCGGTCTCGACGTCGTGTTCGTGACCGCGCGTCCGCACCGGTGGCTCGAGGACCTCGCCGTGCACGTCGCCGGCCACGGCGTCGCGATCTGCGCCAACGGCGCGTCCGTCGTCGACGTCGCCGGGCTCCGCGTGCTCGAGGAGCACGGTATGGAGGCCGCCCGTGTCGCCGAGGTCGTCGCGCGTCTGCGCGCCGCGTGGGGCGAGGTGCACGTGGCCGTCGAGAGCGCGCAGGGACTCGCGCTCGAGCACGGGTTCGCCTCCGACCACCCGCGCCCCCCCCCGGAACGCCGTGCGCCGCGCGCATCGAGGACGTGCTGCCGGCGACCACGCTCAAGCTCCTCGTGCGTGCTCCCCGCCGTACGCAGGACGCCGACCTGTTCGTCGCCGAGGCGCAGCAGGTGGTGGGCGACCTCGCGCTCGTGA